The Deinococcus ruber genome includes the window TGCTGAACCGCGAGGACGGCAGCAGCGCCATTCTGAAGGTCAATCTTCAGGTAGATGACTATGAGGCCTACGCTGGTGATCCCGGCACCCAGTATTACGGCTCGGACAGCCACCAGTACGTCGTCAGCGCCACCGCACCGACCGACCAGTGGACTGTTCCGAACGCCAACTACCTCGGGACCGTCACCGTCAACGTCGACTTCTAACCCCAGCTGTCTCCTGAGGCGCGGCGATGAATGGCCGCGCCTCACTGCTGTACCCTGCTTCCCCGCACCGAGGTCTGTATGAATCCTTTCCGACACGTCTGCCACTGTTTCGCCCTGGGCCTCCTGCTCCTGGGGCAGGGCCAGGCCATCAACCTGGTCTTCACGCCCACCCTGCTGAACATCAATCCCGTCCGAACCCTGAACGTGTCCACCAGCGTTCAGAACCGCGACACGGTGCCCGTCGATTTCATCGTCAGTGTCATGCGCTGGACGCAACAGGGCGGGAAGGACGTGCTCGAACCGACCCCGGAGGTGCTGGCGAACCCGCCGCGCTTCACCCTGGCCCCCGGCCATGCTCAGACGATCCGCGTCGGTCTCCGCGCACGCGGCAGCACGCCCGAAGCCACGTACCGCGTGGTGCTGACGGGTACGCCACAGGCGAGTACTCCGGCGAC containing:
- a CDS encoding fimbrial biogenesis chaperone, producing the protein MNPFRHVCHCFALGLLLLGQGQAINLVFTPTLLNINPVRTLNVSTSVQNRDTVPVDFIVSVMRWTQQGGKDVLEPTPEVLANPPRFTLAPGHAQTIRVGLRARGSTPEATYRVVLTGTPQASTPATPTTDAATISGTVTTRYAFSLPLFVTAPGAAAHLLPTLEQSPDGLVLRWTNSGAAAASIRNSSVMHGSEQLRVGGSYVLAGSSVTLPLSLQDYPADGLFVSYVDQGQEKRERLAPPAP